One Setaria viridis chromosome 3, Setaria_viridis_v4.0, whole genome shotgun sequence DNA window includes the following coding sequences:
- the LOC117849111 gene encoding uncharacterized protein gives MDAGRANWDDNTTKIFLDLCIDEKNKINYNKKGLTNLGWHNLYTNFKQQTGRKYSCKQLQNKFNALKRQYKDWRKLKNKSGAGWNSSTRTIDCDDEWWTARIEENEANKNFRGKAFPFYDELTTLFGTTDIEGGPMLCVGGIGDRTPSSGSKGNPDTAADENVAWLEDNVGRSSVGRVSQRSGKEHVVDSPPPKRTKSMEYYVERISESMMQRTMIERNLISREEEEVMEMLHLVEQDGVPNGLSRMVPERERDVPVAYRVLDGFR, from the exons ATGGATGCAGGCCGTGCCAACTGGGATGATAACACTACAAAAATATTCCTTGACCTATGTATTGATGAGAAGAATAAGATCAACTACAACAAAAAGGGCCTAACCAATCTAGGTTGGCACAACCTGTATACAAATTTCAAACAACAGACGGGCAGGAAATATTCCTGCAAACAGCTTCAAAATAAATTTAATGCCCTTAAGAGGCAGTACAAGGATTGGAGAAAACTGAAGAACAAGAGTGGTGCCGGGTGGAACAGCAGTACCCGCACCATCGACTGCGATGATGAATGGTGGACAGCCCGAATTGAA GAGAATGAGGCAAACAAAAATTTCCGTGGCAAGGCTTTTCCATTCTATGATGAGTTAACCACACTTTTCGGGACAACGGACATAGAAGGCGGTCCAATGTTATGTGTTGGTGGAATTGGAGATAGAACACCAAGTTCTGGAAGTAAAGGCAACCCTGACACTGCGGCAGATGAAAATGTTGCCTGGTTGGAGGACAATGTTGGACGATCTAGTGTGGGTCGTGTGTCGCAAAGGTCAGGAAAGGAGCATGTTGTTGACAGCCCACCACCCAAGAGAACTAAGAGCATGGAGTATTATGTCGAGCGCATATCTGAGAGCATGATGCAAAGGACTATGATTGAAAGAAATCTAATCAGccgtgaggaagaggaggttaTGGAAATGCTTCACCTTGTAGAACAAGATGGTGTACCGAATGG CCTCTCTCGCATGGTGCCAGAAAGGGAACGTGACGTGCCCGTCGCCTACAGAGTCTTGGATGGTT
- the LOC117850340 gene encoding probable receptor-like protein kinase At1g11050: protein MPSPKMLRPLSLLVVLLLLVDSPARAAGAGGGGGGNATSEPCPLDLGYVRTFPWDPTPCAGAAPNMTACCQTLLSLLGIGLAERLRATGRFRLPSAAASEACLDGVSELVSGAPAGLPGSSLVPKCFPDPDQLAITPSYCAGVSTIAEFEAAVGNDSVQALNSSCGPDLSSPATCSQCYAAGVAATAHLTTAAANDSKSESCFYLSVLYAAGVSNAAGPTYPPTAACAFGLGLSSLPSSPSKSNNAAIYATTIPIAFVLLASLLAFFLWRKRRHGNSKKKKKNPKICEEGSAERRSHPRPNTGSILFDIAELAKATNGFAERNLVGRGGFGAVYRGVLADGSVVAVKKMLDPDMEGGDEEFTNEVEIISHLRHRNLVPLRGCCIADDDIEEGKQRFLVYDFMPNGALEDFIYRDKEAAAKLPPLTWAQRRSIILDVARGLEYLHYGVKPAIYHRDIKATNILLDGEMRARVADFGLARRSRDGQSHLTTRVAGTHGYLAPEYALYGQLTEKSDVYSFGVLLLEIMSARRVLDMTSPAGPVLITDWAWTLVKAGQAREVLDEALSTAESPRSGVMEKFVLVGILCAHVMVALRPTIGDAVRMLEGDMDVPELPDRPLPYGHSLMFSEAGSNFSASPAFSGPLAPFIDNGDMLSWQRNDIVSISAASVFQ, encoded by the exons ATGCCGAGCCCGAAGATGCTCAGGCCTCTTtcgctcctcgtcgtcctcctcttgCTCGTCGACTCGCCGGCGCGtgccgcgggggcgggcggcggcggcggagggaacgCGACGTCGGAGCCGTGCCCGCTCGACCTGGGCTACGTGCGCACGTTCCCGTGGGACCCGACGCCGtgcgcgggggcggcgcccaACATGACGGCCTGCTGCCAGACGCTGCTCTCCCTGCTCGGCATCGGCCTCGCCGAGCGCCTCCGCGCCACGGGCCGGTTCCGCCTCCCGTCCGCGGCCGCCTCGGAGGCCTGCCTCGACGGCGTCTCGGAGCTGGTCTCCGGCGCGCCGGCGGGCCTCCCGGGCTCGTCCCTGGTGCCGAAGTGCTTCCCCGACCCGGACCAGCTCGCCATCACCCCGTCCTACTGCGCCGGCGTCTCCACCATTGCGGAATTCGAGGCCGCCGTCGGGAACGACTCCGTCCAGGCCCTGAACTCCTCCTGCGGCCCCGACCTCTCCTCGCCGGCTACCTGCTCCCAATGTTACGCGGCTGgtgtcgccgccaccgcgcacCTCACCACCGCCGCGGCCAACGATAGCAAGTCGGAATCCTGCTTCTACCTCTCCGTCCTCTACGCCGCCGGTGTATCCAACGCCGCCGGTCCCACCTACCCACCCACCGCGGCCTGCGCCTTCGGCCTcggcctctcctcccttccctcctcgcCGTCCAAGTCCAACAACGCGGCCATCTACGCCACCACCATCCCAATCGCCTTCGTTCTCCTCGCATCGCTCCTCGCCTTCTTTCTTTGGAGGAAGCGGAGGCATGGCaatagcaagaagaagaagaagaaccccAAGATCTGTGAAGAGGGGTCGGCGGAGCGGCGGTCGCACCCGCGGCCCAACACCGGCTCGATTCTCTTCGACATTGCCGAGCTCGCCAAGGCCACCAATGGCTTCGCGGAGCGCAACCTCGTCGGCCGCGGCGGGTTCGGGGCCGTCTACCGCGGCGTGCTGGCGGACGGGTCCGTGGTCGCcgtcaagaagatgctggacccGGACATGGAGGGCGGGGACGAGGAGTTCACCAACGAGGTGGAGATCATCAGCCACCTCCGGCACCGGAACCTGGTGCCGCTTCGCGGCTGCTGCATCGCCGACGACGACATCGAGGAAGGGAAGCAGAGGTTCCTCGTCTACGACTTCATGCCCAACGGCGCGCTCGAGGACTTCATCTACAGGGACAAGGAAGCGGCGGCGAAGCTGCCACCGTTGACCTGGGCGCAGCGGCGGAGCATCATCCTGGACGTGGCGAGGGGCTTGGAGTACCTGCATTACGGCGTCAAGCCGGCGATCTACCACCGGGACATCAAGGCGACCAACATCCTGCTCGACGGCGAGatgcgcgcgcgcgtggcggACTTCGGCCTCGCCCGGCGGAGCCGCGACGGGCAGTCCCACCTGACGAcgcgcgtcgccgggacgcacGGCTACCTGGCGCCGGAGTACGCGCTCTACGGGCAGCTCACGGAgaagagcgacgtgtacagcttcggcgtccTGCTCCTCGAGATCATGAGCGCGCGGCGCGTGCTTGACATGACGTCGCCCGCGGGGCCCGTGCTGATCACCGACTGGGCGTGGACGCTCGTCAAGGCCGGGCAGGCGAGGGAGGTGCTCGACGAGGCGCTGTCCACCGCCGAGAGCCCCCGGAGCGGGGTCATGGAGAAGTTCGTGCTCGTGGGGATCTTGTGCGCGCACGTGATGGTGGCGCTCCGGCCGACCATCGGCGATGCGGTGAGGATGCTGGAGGGGGACATGGACGTGCCGGAGCTGCCGGACAGGCCGCTGCCGTACGGGCACAGCCTCATGTTCAGCGAAGCCGGAAGCAACTTCAGCGCCTCGCCGGCGTTCAGTGGCCCGCTGGCCCCGTTCATAGACAATGGGGACATGCTCAG TTGGCAAAGGAACGACATCGTATCCATTTCTGCTGCTTCTGTTTTCCAATGA
- the LOC117849110 gene encoding uncharacterized protein, producing MAEWTEVQTPSAPEEQEYWTMYFDGSLMRARAEAGLVFVSPLGVRIRYMIRLHFPASNNVAEYEALLNGLRIAVELGIRRLDVRGDSQLVVEQVMKEWSCHDPKMAAYCNEVRKLEDKFDGLELNHVARHFNEAADELAKAASGRMPVPDGVFVSDQLKPSIRYPEPAGVGEALPALGSGPEPGEVGNAPPVPDPSTSPKGINAALPDSALEADPSDPVVMEITADSAAGADPLIDWRTPYLDYLVRDTLPADRTEARRIARRAKSFTIIDQELYKKSHTWILQHCIPIEQGKPLIQYIHAGACGHHAAPRTLVGNAFRQAASDDDDDDSTSFNLSD from the exons atggctgaatggacggAGGTTCAAACCCCATCGGCgccagaggagcaggagtactggacaatgtacttcgacggatcactgatgagggcccgcgccgaaGCGGGCCTCGTTTTCGTCTCTCCAttaggcgtgcgcatcaggtacatgatccgcctccatttccctgcatccaataatgtcgccgaatacgaagccctcctcaacgggctccgcatcgccgtCGAGCTGGGTATCCGTCGGCTGGACGTCCGGGGtgattcccagttggtcgtcgaacaagtcatgaaggagtggagctgccacgaccccaaaatggcagcctattgcaacgaggtccgtaagctcgaggacaagttcgacgggttagagctcaaccacgtcgcaaggcacttcaacgaagccgctgacgagctggcgaaggcggcgtccggccgaatgcccgtccccgacggcgttttcgttagcgaccagttgaagccttcaatccgctATCCCGAgccggcaggggtcggcgaagcactcCCAGCCCTGGGATCAGGACCcgagccaggggaggtcggcaacgcgccacctgtcccggacccgaGCACCAGTCCCAAGGGAATCAACGCTGCTTTGCCCGACTCGGCCCTGGAAGCCGATCCAtccgaccccgtggtcatggaaatcacggcagactccgcggcgggggccgaccccctgATCGACTGGAGAaccccatacctcgactacctcgtccgcgacacgctcccggcagacagAACAGAGgcccgcaggatcgcgcgccgcgccaaatccttcaccatcatcgaccaggagctctacaagaaaagTCACACATGGATCCTCCAGcactgcatcccgatcgagcagggaaagccGCTGATCCAGTatatccacgccggggcttgtggtcaccacgccgcgccaaggaccctcgtgggcaacgccttccgacaag CTGCTtcggatgatgatgatgatgattctaCCTCTTTCAACTTGTCTGATTGA
- the LOC117850341 gene encoding MADS-box transcription factor 4 encodes MGRGKIEIKRIENSTNRQVTFSKRRAGLVKKAREIGVLCDAEVGVVIFSSGGKLYDYCSPRTSLSRILEKYQTNSGKILWDEKHKSLSAEIDRVKKENDNMQIELRHLKGEDLNSLQPRELIAIEEALQNGQTNLRDKQMEHWKMHKRNGKMLEDEHKLLSFRMAYQHQQDVELSGGMRELEIGYHQVQHDRDFTSQMPFTFRVQPSHPNLQEDE; translated from the exons ATGGGGCGCGGCAAGATCGAGATCAAGAGGATCGAGAACTCCACCAACCGCCAGGTGACCTTCTCCAAGCGCCGGGCCGGGCTAGTCAAGAAGGCCCGCGAGATCGGCGTGCTCTGCGACGCCGAGGTCGGCGTCGTCATCTTCTCCAGCGGCGGCAAGCTCTACGACTACTGCTCCCCCAGGACCTC GCTGTCAAGGATCTTGGAGAAGTACCAGACCAACTCCGGGAAGATACTGTGGGATGAGAAGCACAAG AGCCTGAGTGCAGAGATCGACAGGGTCAAGAAGGAGAACGACAACATGCAGATTGAGCTCAG GCATCTGAAAGGCGAGGATCTGAACTCCCTGCAGCCCAGGGAGCTGATCGCCATCGAGGAGGCGCTCCAGAACGGGCAGACCAACCTGCGCGACAAACAG ATGGAGCACTGGAAGATGCACAAGAGGAAT GGGAAGATGCTGGAGGACGAGCACAAGCTGCTGTCTTTTAGGATG GCCTACCAGCACCAACAGGATGTGGAGCTGAGCGGCGGCATGAGGGAGCTGGAGATCGGGTACCACCAGGTCCAGCACGACAGGGACTTCACTTCCCAGATGCCGTTCACCTTCCGGGTGCAGCCCAGCCACCCCAACCTGCAGGAAGACGAGTAG